A stretch of the Lonchura striata isolate bLonStr1 chromosome 17, bLonStr1.mat, whole genome shotgun sequence genome encodes the following:
- the L3MBTL1 gene encoding lethal(3)malignant brain tumor-like protein 1 isoform X2, with the protein MDSRGEMEVVRSTKGSAAGEVSVHVVTTESTVQSTHLPTTAFIIPANATAINLPTSTLEIQRFPREPQRSTGAEKPDRGAGNEPITAAVIPQISGVQTCSTVRVLEWKDGVATLPGSNLRFRINEYGTLKVVSADKMPPVEAVKEGHTEKDGDSEVAPTSRDNPTVAQDVPEQPTAEGLCHCDTCGRRHVWDGAREGRGFCSEHCHQQFKERSVIVENSASSTNVTEILKPVKKRKRKDYQSPSEDEYESEQMEEKQDEKKSSVEDSAMSNLEAEAWNGSQHGASEEKKEGWSWASYLEEQKAVAAPLDLFQDYQVASQHKNGFKVGMKLEGIDPQHPSMYFILTVAEVCGYRMRLHFDGYSECHDFWLNADSPDIHPAGWFEETGHKLQPPKGYKEEEFSWTNYLKLTKAQAAPKHLFMVRNTHEVSPGFKVGMKLEAVDRMNPSLICVATVTDVVDNRFLVHFDNWDDTYDYWCDPSSPYIHPVGWCHEHGKPLTPPQDYPDPDNFTWEKYLKETGASAVPAWAFKVRPPHGFLVNMKLEAVDRRTPSFIRVASVEDVEDHRIKVHFDGWSHVYDFWIDADHPDIHPMGWCSKTGHPLQPPLRPKEPASSAHGGCPSLGCKSIPHSKSSKYSFHHRKCPTPGCDGSGHVTGRFTAHYCLSGCPLAEKNQGRLKADLSDTEASTRKRSPMGFPQRKKSRHHGRGRPPKYRKIQQEDFQTVSSDNVHQSLFMSALSAHPDRSLSLCWEQHCKLLPGVAGITAATVAKWTIDEVFSFVQTLTGCEDQAKLFKDEMIDGEAFLLLTQADIVKIMNVKLGPALKIYNAILMFKNADDTLK; encoded by the exons ATGGACAGCAGGGGGGAGATGGAGGTGGTGAGGAGCACcaagggcagtgctgctggagaggtcAGTGTCCACGTGGTCACCACCGAGAGCACTGTGCAGAGCACCCACCTGCCCACCACTGCCTTCATCATACCAG CAAATGCCACTGCCATCAACCTTCCCACGAGCACCTTAGAAATCCAGCGATTCccccgggagccgcagagaagCACAGGGGCCGAGAAGCCAGacaggggagcagggaatgagcccATCACAGCTGCTGTCATTCCCCAGATCAGTGGGGTGCAGACCTGCAGCACAGTCCGTGTGCTGGAGTGGAAAGATGGGGTGGCAACTTTGCCTGGGAGTAACCTGCGG TTCCGGATAAATGAGTACGGCACTCTGAAGGTGGTGAGTGCTGATAAGATGCCTCCTGTGGAAGCTGTGAAGGAGGGTCACACAGAGAAAGATGGGGACTCTGAGGTGGCACCTACCAGCAGAGACAATCCTACTGTGGCTCAGG ACGTGCCGGAGCAGCCCACGGCAGAAGGTCTGTGCCACTGCGATACCTGCGGCCGCAGACACGTGTGGGACGGGGCCCGGGAGGGCAGGGGCTTCTGCAGCGAGCACTGCCACCAGCAGTTCAAAGAAAG GTCTGTCATTGTGGAAaactctgccagcagcaccaatGTCACTGAAATCCTCAAGCCTGTGAAGAAACGAAAGAGGAAGGACTATCAGAGCCCCTCGGAGGATGAATATGAATCTGAGCAAATG gaggaaaagcaggatgAGAAGAAAAGCTCTGTGGAAGACTCTGCCATGAGCAATCTGGAGGCTGAGGCGTGGAACGGGAGCCAGCACG GTGCCagtgaggagaagaaagaaggcTGGTCTTGGGCGTCCTACTTGGAGGAGCAGAAAGCTGTCGCTGCCCCTTTAGATCTCTTCCAGGAT tacCAAGTAGCTTCCCAGCACAAGAATGGCTTTAAAGTGGGGATGAAGCTGGAGGGGATCGACCCGCAGCACCCATCTATGTACTTCATCCTGACAGTGGCTGAG GTGTGTGGCTACCGGATGCGTCTCCACTTCGATGGCTACTCGGAGTGCCATGACTTCTGGCTGAATGCTGACTCCCCTGACATCCACCCTGCTGGCTGGTTTGAGGAGACGGGGCACAAGCTCCAGCCCCCCAAAG GTTATAAAGAAGAAGAATTCAGCTGGACAAACTACCTGAAGTTAACAAAGGCTCAGGCAGCTCCTAAGCACCTCTTCATGGTCCGAAACACT CACGAGGTTTCTCCAGGCTTCAAGGTGGGCATGAAGCTGGAAGCCGTGGACCGCATGAACCCCTCCCTGATCTGTGTTGCCACAGTGACTGACGTGGTGGACAATCGCTTCCTGGTGCACTTTGACAACTGGGATGATACTTATGACTACTG GTGTGATCCCAGCAGTCCATACATCCACCCAGTTGGATGGTGTCATGAGCACGGCAAACCCCTCACACCTCCTCAAG ATTATCCTGATCCTGACAACTTCACCTGGGAAAAGTACTTGAAAGAAACTGGAGCATCTGCTGTCCCAGCTTGGGCCTTTAAAGTG CGCCCGCCCCACGGCTTCCTGGTCAACATGAAGCTGGAAGCAGTGGACAGGAGGACTCCTTCCTTCATCCGAGTGGCCAGTGTGGAGGATGTGGAAGATCACAGGATAAAG GTCCATTTTGATGGCTGGAGCCATGTGTACGATTTCTGGATTGATGCGGATCATCCGGACATCCATCCCATGGGCTGGTGCTCAAAAACAGGACACCCATTGCAGCCTCCTCTCA ggccaAAGGAACCAGCCTCCTCTGCCCATGGGGGCTGCCCAAGCCTTGGCTGCAAGAGCATCCCTCACTCCAAGAGCTCCAAGTACAGCTTTCACCACAG GAAGTGCCCCACACCGGGCTGCGATGGCTCAGGCCATGTCACGGGGAGGTTCACAGCCCATTACTGCCTCTCAGGGTGCCCGCTGGCAGAGAAGAACCAGGGCAGGCTGAAGGCTGACTTGTCTGACACCGAGGCCTCGACACGCAAGAGGAGCCCAATGGGTTTCCCTCAGCGAAAGAAATCTCGGCACCACGGGAG AGGGAGACCTCCAAAGTACCGGAAGATCCAGCAGGAAGACTTCCAGA CTGTTTCTTCAGACAATGTGCACCAGTCGCTCTTCATGTCTGCCCTGTCCGCCCACCCCGAccgctccctgtccctgtgctgggagcagcactgcaAGCTGCTGCCAGGGGTGGCTGGCATCACAGCAGCCACGGTGGCCAAGTGGACCATTGATGAG GTTTTTAGCTTTGTGCAGACTCTGACGGGCTGTGAGGACCAAGCCAAGCTCTTCAAGGATGAG ATGATCGATGGCGAGGCGTTCCTCTTGCTGACGCAGGCTGACATCGTCAAGATCATGAATGTCAAGCTGGGTCCGGCACTCAAGATCTACAATGCCATCCTCATGTTCAAGAACGCTGATGACACCTTAAAGTGA
- the L3MBTL1 gene encoding lethal(3)malignant brain tumor-like protein 1 isoform X1, whose translation MDSRGEMEVVRSTKGSAAGEVSVHVVTTESTVQSTHLPTTAFIIPANATAINLPTSTLEIQRFPREPQRSTGAEKPDRGAGNEPITAAVIPQISGVQTCSTVRVLEWKDGVATLPGSNLRFRINEYGTLKVVSADKMPPVEAVKEGHTEKDGDSEVAPTSRDNPTVAQDVPEQPTAEGLCHCDTCGRRHVWDGAREGRGFCSEHCHQQFKERSVIVENSASSTNVTEILKPVKKRKRKDYQSPSEDEYESEQMEEKQDEKKSSVEDSAMSNLEAEAWNGSQHGASEEKKEGWSWASYLEEQKAVAAPLDLFQDYQVASQHKNGFKVGMKLEGIDPQHPSMYFILTVAEVCGYRMRLHFDGYSECHDFWLNADSPDIHPAGWFEETGHKLQPPKGVVGYKEEEFSWTNYLKLTKAQAAPKHLFMVRNTHEVSPGFKVGMKLEAVDRMNPSLICVATVTDVVDNRFLVHFDNWDDTYDYWCDPSSPYIHPVGWCHEHGKPLTPPQDYPDPDNFTWEKYLKETGASAVPAWAFKVRPPHGFLVNMKLEAVDRRTPSFIRVASVEDVEDHRIKVHFDGWSHVYDFWIDADHPDIHPMGWCSKTGHPLQPPLRPKEPASSAHGGCPSLGCKSIPHSKSSKYSFHHRKCPTPGCDGSGHVTGRFTAHYCLSGCPLAEKNQGRLKADLSDTEASTRKRSPMGFPQRKKSRHHGRGRPPKYRKIQQEDFQTVSSDNVHQSLFMSALSAHPDRSLSLCWEQHCKLLPGVAGITAATVAKWTIDEVFSFVQTLTGCEDQAKLFKDEMIDGEAFLLLTQADIVKIMNVKLGPALKIYNAILMFKNADDTLK comes from the exons ATGGACAGCAGGGGGGAGATGGAGGTGGTGAGGAGCACcaagggcagtgctgctggagaggtcAGTGTCCACGTGGTCACCACCGAGAGCACTGTGCAGAGCACCCACCTGCCCACCACTGCCTTCATCATACCAG CAAATGCCACTGCCATCAACCTTCCCACGAGCACCTTAGAAATCCAGCGATTCccccgggagccgcagagaagCACAGGGGCCGAGAAGCCAGacaggggagcagggaatgagcccATCACAGCTGCTGTCATTCCCCAGATCAGTGGGGTGCAGACCTGCAGCACAGTCCGTGTGCTGGAGTGGAAAGATGGGGTGGCAACTTTGCCTGGGAGTAACCTGCGG TTCCGGATAAATGAGTACGGCACTCTGAAGGTGGTGAGTGCTGATAAGATGCCTCCTGTGGAAGCTGTGAAGGAGGGTCACACAGAGAAAGATGGGGACTCTGAGGTGGCACCTACCAGCAGAGACAATCCTACTGTGGCTCAGG ACGTGCCGGAGCAGCCCACGGCAGAAGGTCTGTGCCACTGCGATACCTGCGGCCGCAGACACGTGTGGGACGGGGCCCGGGAGGGCAGGGGCTTCTGCAGCGAGCACTGCCACCAGCAGTTCAAAGAAAG GTCTGTCATTGTGGAAaactctgccagcagcaccaatGTCACTGAAATCCTCAAGCCTGTGAAGAAACGAAAGAGGAAGGACTATCAGAGCCCCTCGGAGGATGAATATGAATCTGAGCAAATG gaggaaaagcaggatgAGAAGAAAAGCTCTGTGGAAGACTCTGCCATGAGCAATCTGGAGGCTGAGGCGTGGAACGGGAGCCAGCACG GTGCCagtgaggagaagaaagaaggcTGGTCTTGGGCGTCCTACTTGGAGGAGCAGAAAGCTGTCGCTGCCCCTTTAGATCTCTTCCAGGAT tacCAAGTAGCTTCCCAGCACAAGAATGGCTTTAAAGTGGGGATGAAGCTGGAGGGGATCGACCCGCAGCACCCATCTATGTACTTCATCCTGACAGTGGCTGAG GTGTGTGGCTACCGGATGCGTCTCCACTTCGATGGCTACTCGGAGTGCCATGACTTCTGGCTGAATGCTGACTCCCCTGACATCCACCCTGCTGGCTGGTTTGAGGAGACGGGGCACAAGCTCCAGCCCCCCAAAG GGGTTGTAGGTTATAAAGAAGAAGAATTCAGCTGGACAAACTACCTGAAGTTAACAAAGGCTCAGGCAGCTCCTAAGCACCTCTTCATGGTCCGAAACACT CACGAGGTTTCTCCAGGCTTCAAGGTGGGCATGAAGCTGGAAGCCGTGGACCGCATGAACCCCTCCCTGATCTGTGTTGCCACAGTGACTGACGTGGTGGACAATCGCTTCCTGGTGCACTTTGACAACTGGGATGATACTTATGACTACTG GTGTGATCCCAGCAGTCCATACATCCACCCAGTTGGATGGTGTCATGAGCACGGCAAACCCCTCACACCTCCTCAAG ATTATCCTGATCCTGACAACTTCACCTGGGAAAAGTACTTGAAAGAAACTGGAGCATCTGCTGTCCCAGCTTGGGCCTTTAAAGTG CGCCCGCCCCACGGCTTCCTGGTCAACATGAAGCTGGAAGCAGTGGACAGGAGGACTCCTTCCTTCATCCGAGTGGCCAGTGTGGAGGATGTGGAAGATCACAGGATAAAG GTCCATTTTGATGGCTGGAGCCATGTGTACGATTTCTGGATTGATGCGGATCATCCGGACATCCATCCCATGGGCTGGTGCTCAAAAACAGGACACCCATTGCAGCCTCCTCTCA ggccaAAGGAACCAGCCTCCTCTGCCCATGGGGGCTGCCCAAGCCTTGGCTGCAAGAGCATCCCTCACTCCAAGAGCTCCAAGTACAGCTTTCACCACAG GAAGTGCCCCACACCGGGCTGCGATGGCTCAGGCCATGTCACGGGGAGGTTCACAGCCCATTACTGCCTCTCAGGGTGCCCGCTGGCAGAGAAGAACCAGGGCAGGCTGAAGGCTGACTTGTCTGACACCGAGGCCTCGACACGCAAGAGGAGCCCAATGGGTTTCCCTCAGCGAAAGAAATCTCGGCACCACGGGAG AGGGAGACCTCCAAAGTACCGGAAGATCCAGCAGGAAGACTTCCAGA CTGTTTCTTCAGACAATGTGCACCAGTCGCTCTTCATGTCTGCCCTGTCCGCCCACCCCGAccgctccctgtccctgtgctgggagcagcactgcaAGCTGCTGCCAGGGGTGGCTGGCATCACAGCAGCCACGGTGGCCAAGTGGACCATTGATGAG GTTTTTAGCTTTGTGCAGACTCTGACGGGCTGTGAGGACCAAGCCAAGCTCTTCAAGGATGAG ATGATCGATGGCGAGGCGTTCCTCTTGCTGACGCAGGCTGACATCGTCAAGATCATGAATGTCAAGCTGGGTCCGGCACTCAAGATCTACAATGCCATCCTCATGTTCAAGAACGCTGATGACACCTTAAAGTGA
- the LOC110480277 gene encoding osteoclast-associated immunoglobulin-like receptor, with translation MLPVTCVLALGTWLVSQSEATPSAPTISIFQKPPGVIPPGGSITICCICQCSYGSFVMYKNGDQVPALEQSGSMAEFSISSATYEDRGSYNCHYLEGGTEVARSTELEVFVEELRLPRPSLSVLPGHKVAPGADVMFRCTTTYPSTGCYLYLEGQIRAQLLPREQEDYNLSLVQEGDSGRYSCQCYTFNASREWSAASNTLHLVVRGETSAQPHPAPLFLPAIYYTLCNTVRLALAAGLLLLLGLMAAEAARSRCRGGWGSRAGPRGTAAGTPRQRPALA, from the exons ATGCTGCCTGTGACCTGTGTGCTGGCCTTAG GTACTTGGCTGGTGTCACAGAGTGAGGCTACACCAA GTGCCCCCACAATCTCCATCTTCCAGAAGCCACCTGGGGTGATCCCACCTGGAGGCTCCATCACCATCTGCTGCATTTGCCAGTGTAGCTATGGCAGCTTTGTGATGTACAAGAACGGTGACCaggtccctgccctggagcagagtGGCAGCATGGCCGAGTTCTCCATCTCTAGTGCCACCTATGAGGATAGAGGTAGCTACAACTGCCATTACCTGGAGGGAGGCACTGAGGTGGCTCGAAGCACTGAACTGGAAGTCTTTGTGGAAG agctcCGTCTGCCCAGACCCAGCCTCTCAGTCCTGCCTGGGCACAAGGTGGCTCCGGGAGCTGACGTGATGTTCCGCTGCACCACCACGTACCCCAGCACCGGCTGTTACCTGTACCTGGAGGGCCAGATCCGAGCCCAGCTACTCCCCAGGGAACAAGAGGACTACAACCTCTCCCTCGTGCAGGAAGGTGACAGCGGCCGCTACAGCTGCCAGTGCTACACCTTCAATGCTTCGAGAGAATGGTCTGCTGCCAGCAACACCCTGCACTTGGTGGTGAGAGGTGAGACATCCGCCCAGCCACATCCTGCTCCGCTCTTCCTCCCTGCAATCT ATTACACGCTGTGCAACACCGTGCGCCTGGCGCTGGCGgccgggctgctgctgctgctggggctgatggcggcggaggcggcgcggAGCCGCTGCCgcgggggctggggcagccgcGCCGGCCCGCGGGGCACCGCCGCGGGCACTCCCCGGCAGCGGCCCGCGCTGGCCTGA